From Candidatus Neomarinimicrobiota bacterium, the proteins below share one genomic window:
- a CDS encoding MBL fold metallo-hydrolase — MCKPMQIDSLALGIFQSNTYFLTQDGETLIIDPGDRGQKILDFIREKELNPIGIVCTHAHLDHIISAPLIMKEYAIPCFLHEKEREVLKHLKTMCEQFHMPYHGEPKPVTWLDGRKPLKAGHFNLSYRHTPGHTPGGIILVTDTGVFTGDTIFYRSVGRTDFPGGDHEALMTSIRDQIFTLPGETILYPGHGPATSVNHEKQHNPFTAGL; from the coding sequence ATGTGTAAACCCATGCAGATTGATTCCCTTGCCCTGGGCATTTTTCAGTCCAATACGTATTTTCTTACCCAAGACGGTGAAACACTCATCATCGATCCGGGCGACCGGGGACAAAAAATTTTGGATTTTATCCGGGAAAAAGAACTGAATCCCATTGGAATTGTGTGTACCCATGCTCACCTGGACCACATTATTTCAGCGCCGTTGATCATGAAAGAATACGCCATTCCCTGTTTTCTCCACGAAAAAGAACGGGAAGTGCTGAAACACCTGAAAACCATGTGCGAACAATTTCACATGCCATACCACGGAGAACCAAAGCCTGTCACCTGGCTGGATGGGAGAAAGCCATTGAAGGCTGGACACTTTAACCTGAGCTACCGGCACACCCCGGGACACACTCCCGGAGGAATCATCCTTGTGACGGATACCGGTGTTTTTACCGGTGATACCATCTTTTACCGCTCCGTTGGCCGAACAGACTTTCCCGGCGGAGATCATGAAGCCCTCATGACATCGATACGGGATCAGATTTTTACACTTCCCGGCGAGACTATTCTCTATCCGGGACATGGACCTGCAACCAGTGTAAACCATGAAAAACAACATAACCCCTTTACCGCCGGACTCTGA
- a CDS encoding PHP domain-containing protein, whose translation MIRFKTSSTAFYADLHLHSTASDGQLSPAAVARKLTRKGVMAASLTDHDTVHGFVPFQKKLRGIAIPGVELSVLHEEIDFHLLGYGFDPGDASLNEKLGYYRKVRHERMAKMVAKLQHLGLPIRREEVEAGLGTATAAGRPHIARVMVERGWVKSISEAFDTYLDYDKPAYVPKAKMSFDEGLDLIHAAKGIAVLAHPGKSSPNGLTPLLNHPRLDGIEVWHPDHNEEMSQQLLEIATNNGQIPTGGSDFHGSRPGAQASLGEFGLDIRRWMDFKETLKNRKTFIAAYV comes from the coding sequence GTGATTCGTTTTAAAACTTCCTCCACGGCTTTTTATGCCGATTTGCACCTCCATTCCACCGCCTCGGACGGACAACTATCACCGGCCGCTGTAGCCCGGAAACTTACCCGAAAAGGGGTCATGGCTGCCTCACTTACCGATCATGATACAGTCCATGGCTTTGTCCCTTTCCAAAAAAAGCTCCGGGGTATTGCCATCCCCGGTGTGGAACTCTCGGTCCTCCATGAGGAAATTGATTTTCATCTTCTGGGATATGGTTTCGATCCCGGGGATGCCTCTCTGAATGAAAAACTGGGCTATTACCGGAAGGTCCGTCACGAACGCATGGCCAAAATGGTGGCTAAATTGCAGCATTTAGGACTCCCCATTCGCCGGGAAGAGGTGGAAGCGGGTCTGGGAACTGCCACAGCTGCCGGACGGCCCCATATTGCCCGGGTCATGGTGGAACGTGGCTGGGTGAAATCCATCAGCGAAGCTTTCGATACTTACCTGGATTACGACAAACCGGCCTATGTGCCCAAAGCGAAAATGAGTTTTGATGAAGGACTGGATTTGATCCATGCCGCCAAAGGTATCGCCGTCCTGGCGCACCCCGGTAAAAGTAGTCCAAACGGATTAACTCCACTCCTCAACCATCCCCGGCTGGATGGCATCGAGGTGTGGCACCCCGATCATAACGAGGAAATGTCCCAACAGCTGCTGGAAATTGCTACAAATAACGGACAGATTCCTACCGGTGGATCCGATTTTCACGGCTCCCGTCCCGGAGCTCAGGCCTCCCTGGGGGAGTTCGGCCTGGATATCCGCCGATGGATGGATTTTAAAGAAACCTTAAAAAATCGTAAAACCTTTATCGCTGCCTATGTGTAA
- the hpt gene encoding hypoxanthine phosphoribosyltransferase: MSSSKKNLIIDHEGPFQGQKLDCLFSEQEIQARVKELADQISHDLENAKKPPILVGVLNGSLFFMADLMRAMSIETEMDFIKISSYHHTSSTGTVRLVKDISAQITDRDVLIVEDIVDTGLSINFLRNRMLSNAPHSLRVVTFLYKKEVSQLKKEPEYIGFVIPNRFVVGYGLDLDQKYRTLRDIYAFAPDNKQE, translated from the coding sequence ATGAGCTCATCGAAAAAAAATCTGATCATTGATCACGAAGGACCTTTTCAAGGACAAAAACTCGACTGTCTTTTCAGCGAACAGGAAATTCAGGCCCGGGTGAAAGAACTGGCGGATCAAATTTCCCATGACCTGGAAAATGCAAAAAAACCACCTATCCTTGTGGGAGTCCTGAACGGAAGCCTCTTTTTTATGGCTGATCTTATGCGGGCCATGTCCATCGAAACCGAGATGGACTTTATCAAAATCTCTTCCTACCACCACACCTCATCCACGGGGACTGTCCGACTGGTAAAGGATATCAGTGCCCAGATTACGGACCGGGATGTGTTGATTGTGGAAGATATCGTGGATACAGGTCTTTCCATCAATTTTCTCCGGAACCGCATGCTCTCCAATGCCCCCCATTCACTCCGCGTAGTGACCTTCCTCTATAAAAAAGAAGTAAGCCAGTTAAAAAAGGAACCGGAATACATTGGATTCGTTATACCCAATCGCTTCGTCGTGGGGTACGGACTGGATCTGGACCAGAAATACCGGACCCTTCGTGATATTTATGCCTTTGCACCCGACAACAAACAGGAATGA
- the folP gene encoding dihydropteroate synthase yields MQELTLTSLKAFLHRIGVHSAGIKIMLPKGQFRAVLIRDLKPVTANILKQECLSLGAECALHEHSITHKVDQTHAIIMATEAQYRRLIDNLKIQPFRLPRIGKELETLLFTPANSLLHMAHGQSMDLTEKTAVMGILNLTPDSFSDGGLFISRDQALKRAEEMISEGADIIDIGGESTRPGAETVSEAEELDRVIPVVEALAGTVPFISVDTTKAAVAEAAIKAGAHIINDIFGFHQSPELAHIAAKHQAGAILMHIKGTPRTMQKNPEYDDLMEDILDWLAESIQIAENAGLPGDHLVVDPGIGFGKTLEHNLEILRRLGELSSLKVPILIGVSRKSFIGKIDGSHVTNRLGGSLAAVVTSVLNGASIVRVHDVKETVQAMRLVDAITRDKHD; encoded by the coding sequence ATGCAGGAATTAACATTAACATCCCTTAAAGCCTTCCTTCACCGCATTGGTGTCCATTCTGCCGGTATCAAAATCATGTTGCCGAAGGGGCAATTTCGCGCGGTGTTGATCCGGGATCTGAAGCCGGTGACTGCCAATATCCTCAAGCAGGAGTGCTTGAGCCTGGGAGCCGAATGTGCCCTCCATGAACATAGCATTACCCATAAAGTGGATCAAACCCATGCCATCATCATGGCCACCGAAGCACAATACCGGCGGCTGATAGATAATTTGAAAATTCAGCCCTTCAGACTCCCCCGGATTGGGAAAGAGCTGGAAACCCTGCTGTTTACACCGGCCAATTCCCTGCTTCATATGGCCCATGGTCAGTCTATGGACCTTACCGAAAAAACAGCTGTCATGGGCATTTTGAATCTCACGCCGGATTCCTTTAGTGACGGCGGTTTATTTATCTCCAGGGATCAGGCCCTGAAACGGGCGGAAGAGATGATTTCCGAGGGGGCGGATATCATCGATATTGGCGGTGAATCTACCCGTCCCGGCGCCGAAACCGTCTCTGAAGCCGAAGAACTGGATCGTGTGATCCCGGTTGTCGAAGCATTGGCCGGCACGGTACCTTTTATCTCCGTAGATACCACCAAGGCAGCCGTGGCAGAGGCTGCAATCAAGGCCGGTGCCCACATCATCAACGATATCTTCGGCTTTCACCAATCCCCTGAGCTGGCTCATATCGCTGCCAAACACCAGGCCGGCGCGATTCTTATGCATATCAAAGGTACCCCCCGGACCATGCAGAAAAATCCCGAATATGATGACCTGATGGAGGATATTCTGGACTGGCTGGCGGAGAGTATCCAAATCGCTGAAAATGCCGGACTCCCCGGAGATCATCTGGTGGTAGATCCCGGTATCGGTTTTGGAAAGACCCTGGAGCACAACCTGGAAATTCTCCGGCGCCTGGGCGAACTGTCAAGCCTGAAAGTCCCTATCCTCATCGGTGTATCCCGGAAATCTTTTATTGGTAAAATCGACGGTTCCCATGTGACGAATCGCCTTGGCGGATCCCTTGCCGCCGTCGTAACTTCCGTATTGAACGGTGCGTCCATTGTGCGGGTCCATGATGTGAAAGAAACGGTTCAGGCAATGCGCCTGGTGGATGCCATAACACGAGACAAGCATGATTGA
- the ftsH gene encoding ATP-dependent zinc metalloprotease FtsH — MKETPDKDQKKKQSSNRRPGGPRRPVPPNKRPPQGGRPPRGGNGPGQKPGGEPGFDWKKAPKTPLIWIFIIVAVIFLANMFASNTIGEREITYTQFNEYLEAGQVREGEIIGNEFHGVLKSPQTVTVNGTRFEFTRFTLIIPFVDSPMLEKWDEYGVNYTFKEQTADWTEILIGIIPWILIIGLWIFWMRRLQGNGSGQKGIFSFGKSPAKMFNPEKTQVTFNDVAGCEEAKYELQEIIEFLKDPDRFQRLGGKIPRGALLLGPPGTGKTLLAKAAAGEAKVPFYSISGADFVEMFVGVGASRVRGLFEQALKTSPCIVFIDEIDAVGRQRGAGLGGGHDEREQTLNQLLVQMDGFDSDSSVIVLAATNRPDILDKALLRPGRFDRQIVVDIPDVNGREGILKVHTKHIPVAKDVDLKILAKSTPGMVGADLANMVNEAALLAARKNKKAVEMRDFEDAKDKVLMGTERRSMIISDKDKKITAYHETGHALVALFLPEADPVHKVSIIPRGRALGVTHIMPVDDKHNYSRNYILSQLQVLLGGRSAEETVFEDITTGAGNDLERATNLARKMVCEWGMSSKLGPLTFGKQNEEIFLGREFGRTADYSEKTAQEIDNEISEIVTFAHDSAKKILTDHLDLLHKVADALLSREMLDNQELLQIVRDSGIDTDPLVKGLPSTPDAESSEERGASSEERGESNEERRASSEERGESNEERGASSEEKVANSEE; from the coding sequence ATGAAAGAAACACCCGATAAAGATCAAAAGAAAAAACAAAGCTCCAACCGCCGGCCAGGAGGTCCCCGCAGACCTGTTCCCCCGAATAAACGGCCACCTCAGGGAGGTCGTCCACCCCGTGGAGGCAACGGTCCGGGACAAAAACCCGGCGGGGAACCGGGTTTCGACTGGAAAAAAGCCCCTAAGACTCCCCTCATCTGGATTTTTATTATTGTTGCCGTCATTTTTCTGGCCAATATGTTTGCCAGCAATACCATCGGTGAGCGGGAAATTACCTATACCCAGTTTAACGAATACCTGGAAGCCGGACAGGTCCGGGAAGGGGAGATCATTGGCAATGAATTCCACGGTGTACTCAAATCTCCCCAAACCGTCACGGTGAATGGCACCCGGTTTGAATTCACCCGCTTTACACTTATTATCCCCTTTGTGGACAGTCCCATGCTGGAAAAATGGGATGAATACGGGGTGAACTACACCTTTAAAGAGCAAACGGCCGACTGGACCGAAATCCTTATCGGTATTATTCCCTGGATTCTCATTATCGGTCTTTGGATTTTCTGGATGCGGCGCCTTCAGGGAAACGGAAGCGGGCAAAAGGGGATTTTCAGCTTCGGGAAAAGTCCTGCCAAGATGTTTAACCCGGAAAAAACCCAGGTGACTTTCAATGATGTGGCCGGTTGTGAAGAAGCCAAGTATGAATTGCAGGAGATTATTGAATTTTTGAAAGACCCCGACCGTTTTCAGCGACTGGGTGGAAAAATTCCCCGCGGTGCCCTGCTGCTGGGTCCTCCCGGGACCGGCAAGACGCTCCTGGCCAAAGCTGCCGCCGGTGAAGCAAAGGTCCCCTTTTATTCTATCTCCGGTGCTGATTTTGTAGAGATGTTTGTAGGTGTCGGTGCCAGCCGGGTCCGCGGTCTCTTTGAACAGGCTCTGAAAACGTCTCCCTGTATCGTGTTTATCGATGAAATCGATGCCGTGGGGCGCCAACGCGGGGCCGGACTCGGTGGCGGACACGATGAGCGGGAACAGACCCTCAACCAGCTCCTGGTCCAGATGGATGGCTTTGATTCCGATTCCAGCGTCATCGTCCTGGCGGCAACCAACCGCCCCGATATCCTGGATAAAGCTCTCCTCCGTCCCGGGCGTTTCGACCGCCAGATTGTGGTGGATATTCCCGATGTGAACGGACGGGAGGGAATCCTCAAGGTGCATACCAAACATATTCCCGTGGCGAAAGATGTGGACCTGAAAATTCTGGCTAAAAGCACCCCCGGTATGGTAGGTGCCGATCTGGCCAATATGGTGAATGAAGCCGCCCTCCTGGCTGCCCGGAAAAACAAAAAAGCCGTGGAAATGCGGGATTTTGAGGATGCCAAGGATAAGGTCCTCATGGGTACCGAACGGCGATCCATGATTATCAGCGACAAAGACAAAAAAATTACAGCCTACCACGAAACAGGGCACGCCCTGGTGGCTCTTTTTCTGCCGGAAGCCGATCCGGTCCATAAAGTCTCCATTATTCCCCGTGGACGGGCACTGGGAGTTACCCATATCATGCCTGTGGACGACAAGCACAACTACTCCCGTAACTATATTCTTTCCCAGTTGCAGGTGCTGTTGGGCGGCCGGTCTGCCGAGGAGACCGTTTTTGAGGATATCACTACCGGTGCCGGCAATGATTTGGAACGGGCCACAAACCTCGCCCGGAAAATGGTCTGTGAATGGGGGATGAGCTCCAAACTGGGCCCCCTTACTTTCGGTAAACAGAACGAAGAAATCTTCCTGGGACGTGAATTTGGCCGCACCGCCGATTACAGCGAAAAAACTGCCCAGGAAATCGACAACGAAATCTCTGAAATTGTAACCTTTGCCCACGATAGTGCCAAAAAAATCCTCACCGACCACCTGGACCTCCTCCACAAGGTGGCCGATGCCCTCCTCAGCCGTGAAATGCTCGATAACCAGGAACTCCTGCAAATTGTCCGCGATTCCGGTATCGACACCGATCCCTTGGTGAAGGGACTTCCTTCGACGCCTGATGCAGAGAGTAGCGAGGAGCGAGGAGCGAGTAGCGAGGAACGGGGAGAGAGTAACGAGGAGCGAAGGGCGAGTAGCGAGGAACGGGGAGAGAGTAACGAGGAGCGAGGGGCGAGTAGCGAGGAGAAAGTAGCGAATAGCGAGGAGTGA
- the tilS gene encoding tRNA lysidine(34) synthetase TilS, giving the protein MIMTEWSVLAHKVHRHITEEKLLTRGERLLVALSGGRDSVALLYLLHELAPAWDWHLVAGHVNHGLRPGADSRESALCRHIAHDLEIPLREDKLTIPPSGNLEQTAREMRYDLLESWAKEEDCTAVITGHHMDDQAETILYRILKGSGFHGLQGIHPARGTIRRPLLRVSRQEIDAYCLTRGLLYAEDQSNKDESFTRNRIRYTILPYLKKNGFHAISDHLVKLAESASLAYRVLKSYLREDLDRLFSPYPGGWNLNLDRWRTLGTDRQRALLKEFFSQEDDIAHVSRETLDQLAGFLQEADKGRVFQVDNQYRVVVESDHALLTTGVDTGKKTLWKPKTSVAWTSWITLDWKKGQIPESWETNPSEAYFADDLIHIKVYIRRWKAGDRLEPMGKGKHLVSDLLKDARIPALIRPYYPVVTDGENILWIPGVRRSVHYSVPSGAASCIKLTCTLQKETYELIEKKSDH; this is encoded by the coding sequence TTGATTATGACAGAATGGTCAGTCCTGGCACATAAAGTGCACCGGCACATCACGGAAGAAAAACTCCTCACCCGGGGAGAGCGGCTTTTGGTAGCCCTCTCCGGAGGTCGGGACAGTGTGGCATTGTTGTACCTTCTTCACGAATTGGCTCCGGCCTGGGACTGGCACCTGGTAGCGGGACATGTCAATCACGGATTGCGTCCCGGTGCCGATTCCCGGGAATCAGCCCTCTGCCGTCATATTGCCCACGATCTGGAGATCCCCCTCAGAGAAGACAAACTCACAATCCCTCCATCCGGCAACCTGGAGCAGACCGCCCGGGAGATGCGCTACGACCTTCTCGAATCCTGGGCCAAAGAGGAGGATTGCACTGCCGTGATCACCGGCCATCACATGGATGACCAGGCCGAGACCATCCTCTATCGTATTCTGAAAGGATCAGGTTTTCACGGCCTCCAGGGGATTCACCCCGCCAGAGGAACTATCCGCCGCCCCCTGTTACGTGTCTCCCGCCAGGAAATCGATGCCTACTGCCTCACCCGCGGACTCCTATATGCCGAGGATCAATCCAACAAGGATGAATCTTTCACCCGGAATCGCATCCGTTATACCATCCTCCCCTACCTGAAAAAAAACGGCTTTCATGCCATCTCTGACCATCTTGTTAAACTGGCCGAATCAGCATCCTTGGCATACCGTGTGTTGAAATCCTACCTTCGTGAGGATCTGGACCGCCTTTTTTCTCCCTATCCGGGGGGATGGAACCTCAATCTGGACCGGTGGCGAACCCTCGGGACAGACCGTCAACGGGCTCTATTGAAAGAGTTTTTTTCTCAGGAGGATGACATCGCCCACGTAAGCCGCGAAACCCTGGATCAACTGGCCGGTTTTTTGCAGGAGGCAGATAAAGGACGGGTTTTTCAGGTGGATAATCAATACCGGGTGGTTGTGGAATCCGATCATGCTCTTTTAACCACCGGTGTGGATACAGGAAAAAAGACCCTGTGGAAACCCAAAACCAGTGTCGCCTGGACCTCCTGGATTACTCTGGACTGGAAAAAAGGGCAGATTCCCGAATCATGGGAAACAAATCCGTCCGAAGCCTATTTTGCAGATGATTTAATTCATATAAAAGTGTATATTCGAAGATGGAAAGCGGGAGACCGCCTGGAACCCATGGGGAAAGGAAAGCATCTGGTGAGTGATCTGCTCAAGGATGCCCGTATCCCGGCCCTCATCCGGCCTTACTATCCTGTGGTGACGGATGGCGAAAATATTCTCTGGATCCCGGGTGTTCGCCGAAGTGTTCATTATTCCGTGCCTTCCGGAGCGGCATCCTGCATAAAACTCACCTGCACCCTGCAAAAGGAGACCTATGAGCTCATCGAAAAAAAATCTGATCATTGA